In the Peptoclostridium acidaminophilum DSM 3953 genome, one interval contains:
- a CDS encoding methyl-accepting chemotaxis protein, giving the protein MNIFSSVKGKLSAVLIIAIIIPVLTLGFLSYQKTYTTLEQKLQDNSKGTLTQIDNSISEFAKGFEHGIDAISKNKAAVELAAANGGAAAPALLGYASDIFIQTAAANDNIMSAYMGTQDKRTYMYPVNNTPEGYDPTSRGWYKLAIENRGKVVWTEPYVDAGTGKMVITVCKTVESGSGVLGVAALDISLEDFAANFKDIKIGNTGYLFITDKSGVIISHKEMGRVGESLAEESVWNDVSSGNSGFSKYDNGYVSYATNGNTGFKIAGDFAKNELDVDVKSLRLFIMLLLVAAAVIGVVVSLMISTWITRNLQKLDNAFNKASKGDLSASVSIETSDEFGKIGTNFNTMLENIVFLISNIKASSDTVSETAYSLNKMALQTSSATQEAARAIAEIAEVTNEQARETEAGVDKATYMGKSVQQVSSSIGEMVEMFKKSSELNDKGLDSVKKLADSTSNTIESENRVSGIINEVEKSSQEIGIIIQTINQIAEQTNLLALNASIEAARAGEAGRGFSVVADEIRKLAEETAQSTGKIKSIVDQIQHESKSAVIGMQDASDALREQVKRVGDTEIIFKEISQTIEGLEGKVNEIQMLNGEMVKNKDEIMDTMQNISATAEENSAGTEEVSASTEEILAALEEFSSHSETLKKLAAGLQEEVEKFRS; this is encoded by the coding sequence ATGAATATTTTTTCAAGCGTTAAGGGAAAGCTTTCGGCAGTACTTATAATAGCAATAATCATACCTGTTTTGACACTGGGATTCTTGTCCTACCAGAAAACGTACACGACTTTAGAACAAAAGCTTCAGGACAATTCAAAAGGAACGCTGACTCAAATTGACAATTCAATAAGCGAATTTGCAAAGGGGTTTGAGCACGGCATAGATGCGATATCGAAGAACAAGGCTGCGGTTGAGCTGGCGGCTGCAAATGGCGGCGCTGCAGCTCCGGCTCTGCTCGGTTATGCAAGCGACATATTCATTCAAACAGCCGCAGCAAACGACAACATCATGTCAGCCTATATGGGAACGCAGGACAAGAGGACTTACATGTACCCTGTCAACAATACGCCTGAAGGCTATGATCCGACTTCAAGAGGCTGGTACAAGCTGGCGATTGAAAATAGGGGCAAGGTGGTATGGACCGAGCCATATGTTGATGCAGGAACCGGCAAAATGGTCATAACGGTTTGCAAGACTGTGGAGTCCGGCTCAGGTGTGCTTGGTGTTGCAGCGCTTGACATCAGTCTTGAGGATTTTGCCGCAAACTTCAAGGATATAAAAATAGGCAACACAGGCTATCTGTTCATAACAGATAAATCCGGAGTGATAATATCCCACAAGGAGATGGGACGTGTAGGAGAAAGTCTGGCAGAGGAGAGCGTGTGGAATGATGTTTCATCCGGCAACAGCGGATTTTCAAAGTATGACAACGGTTACGTGTCATATGCGACAAACGGCAATACAGGATTCAAGATAGCAGGAGACTTCGCTAAAAACGAGCTCGATGTTGATGTAAAGAGCTTGAGGCTTTTCATAATGCTGCTTCTTGTGGCCGCGGCTGTGATAGGCGTTGTAGTATCGCTTATGATATCAACATGGATCACAAGGAATCTTCAGAAACTGGATAATGCTTTCAACAAGGCCTCGAAGGGTGATCTTTCAGCGAGCGTATCAATAGAAACAAGCGACGAGTTTGGAAAAATAGGCACAAACTTCAACACTATGCTTGAAAATATAGTATTCCTTATAAGCAATATCAAGGCATCGTCGGATACAGTGTCTGAGACGGCGTATTCACTCAACAAAATGGCACTCCAGACAAGCAGTGCTACTCAGGAGGCGGCCAGGGCTATAGCTGAAATCGCAGAGGTGACGAACGAGCAGGCCAGGGAGACTGAGGCTGGTGTTGACAAGGCCACCTATATGGGCAAGAGCGTGCAGCAGGTATCATCCTCTATAGGCGAGATGGTGGAGATGTTTAAAAAATCAAGCGAACTCAATGACAAGGGTCTTGATTCCGTCAAGAAACTTGCCGATTCCACAAGCAATACAATAGAATCGGAAAATCGTGTAAGCGGCATAATAAATGAGGTCGAAAAGAGCTCGCAGGAAATCGGGATAATAATACAGACAATAAATCAGATTGCAGAGCAGACAAATCTGCTGGCGCTGAACGCTTCTATCGAGGCTGCAAGGGCCGGAGAGGCGGGAAGGGGCTTTTCGGTTGTGGCTGACGAGATAAGGAAGCTGGCCGAGGAGACTGCGCAGTCTACAGGAAAGATAAAGAGCATAGTGGACCAGATACAGCATGAATCAAAAAGTGCGGTGATTGGAATGCAGGATGCATCGGATGCTCTCAGGGAGCAGGTGAAGCGCGTTGGTGATACGGAAATAATATTCAAGGAGATATCACAGACCATTGAAGGACTTGAAGGCAAGGTGAATGAAATTCAAATGCTCAATGGCGAGATGGTAAAAAACAAGGATGAAATAATGGATACAATGCAAAACATATCTGCCACAGCTGAAGAGAACTCGGCTGGGACAGAGGAGGTATCGGCTTCCACGGAGGAGATCTTGGCGGCTCTCGAGGAATTCAGCTCGCATTCGGAAACGCTCAAGAAGCTGGCTGCAGGCCTTCAGGAAGAAGTGGAAAAATTCAGATCATAA
- a CDS encoding aspartyl-phosphate phosphatase Spo0E family protein, translating into MRTKELKAIKKKIEELREHINRYIEYPDIFEEELLTTSRQLDKYINEYMRRSMPS; encoded by the coding sequence TTGAGGACAAAAGAGCTTAAGGCTATCAAAAAAAAAATCGAGGAGTTAAGGGAGCATATAAACAGATATATTGAATACCCTGACATATTCGAGGAGGAGCTTCTGACAACGAGCAGGCAGCTTGACAAGTATATAAACGAATATATGAGAAGAAGCATGCCGTCGTAA
- a CDS encoding Gx transporter family protein — protein MQFLSRKPFTARRLVFLGLLVSQSLVLYLVESLIPLSFAVPGAKLGLSNIIGLSTLLLFGIGDAVLVTLMRITISSLFWGGMSVFLFSLCGGILSLFAMHALRSAFKEKIGIPGLSVAGAVFHNIGQLLAAAIVIENIRIIYYLPMLLLAAVPTGMLVGICTHFMTMHIRKIYGRRILGK, from the coding sequence ATGCAGTTTCTCAGTAGGAAGCCATTTACTGCCAGAAGGCTCGTTTTTCTGGGCCTCCTCGTATCGCAGTCACTTGTGCTTTATCTGGTTGAATCCCTGATACCGCTCAGCTTTGCAGTTCCGGGAGCCAAGCTGGGACTCTCAAACATTATAGGGCTCTCCACGCTTTTGCTCTTTGGGATTGGCGATGCTGTCTTGGTTACGTTAATGAGAATAACCATATCATCGCTTTTTTGGGGAGGTATGTCAGTATTTCTCTTTAGCTTATGCGGAGGCATACTGAGCCTGTTTGCAATGCATGCATTAAGGAGCGCATTTAAAGAAAAGATAGGCATACCCGGACTGAGCGTTGCAGGCGCTGTTTTCCACAACATTGGGCAGCTGCTGGCTGCAGCCATAGTTATTGAAAACATAAGGATAATATACTATCTGCCCATGCTTCTACTGGCGGCCGTTCCAACAGGCATGCTGGTTGGGATTTGCACTCATTTTATGACTATGCACATTAGAAAGATATACGGAAGAAGAATTCTGGGAAAATAA
- a CDS encoding NusG domain II-containing protein codes for MKRTDIYIIAAVLLLSAIGMYAVKAIQHDKEGKHVIISVDGKIYEDIAVGNATSKKIEVKTEYGSNIVYIHDGGAEVIDADCRDLICKKTGFISKPGQTIVCLPHKLVVTISAESGGGGDADAVSQ; via the coding sequence ATGAAGCGTACAGATATCTATATAATTGCAGCTGTTCTTTTGCTTTCGGCAATAGGAATGTATGCCGTTAAAGCAATTCAGCACGACAAGGAAGGCAAGCATGTAATAATAAGCGTTGACGGTAAAATCTATGAGGATATAGCCGTTGGAAATGCAACCTCAAAAAAAATAGAAGTTAAAACGGAATACGGAAGTAACATTGTATACATTCATGACGGAGGGGCCGAGGTGATTGATGCGGACTGCAGGGATCTCATATGCAAGAAGACCGGATTTATATCAAAACCCGGGCAGACTATAGTATGTCTTCCGCACAAGCTGGTTGTGACTATATCGGCTGAATCTGGGGGTGGCGGTGATGCAGATGCAGTTTCTCAGTAG
- a CDS encoding universal stress protein yields MEIKKILVPVDGSEANKKAIEFAAEMAKKFPAQVLLMHVIELNMPSALQVEYSYVQYSYTDEDLKNLKDISRKILDNAKEMLEGVEVSTFSYVGYPVDEILRVSEEEDVDMIVMASRGMSGIKKYLMGSVTNNVVHHSKKPVLVIP; encoded by the coding sequence ATGGAGATTAAAAAAATACTTGTTCCAGTTGACGGCTCTGAAGCAAATAAGAAGGCCATAGAGTTTGCAGCCGAGATGGCTAAGAAATTCCCGGCGCAGGTTCTTCTCATGCATGTAATTGAGCTTAACATGCCAAGCGCTCTTCAGGTTGAATATTCATATGTGCAGTATTCATACACTGATGAGGATCTGAAGAATTTAAAGGACATATCGCGAAAGATACTAGATAATGCCAAAGAGATGCTAGAAGGCGTAGAGGTTTCGACGTTTAGTTATGTTGGATATCCTGTGGATGAGATACTCAGAGTATCCGAGGAAGAAGATGTTGATATGATAGTCATGGCTTCAAGGGGTATGTCGGGTATAAAAAAATACCTAATGGGTTCGGTGACAAACAATGTGGTTCATCATTCCAAAAAACCTGTGCTTGTAATTCCATAA
- a CDS encoding glucose-6-phosphate isomerase has protein sequence MIGFKLDCRGIEKFVTEDEVRCMEPFVNAAHEMIHEKSGPGADFLGWLELPGAIKASEIEEIKETARQISGKCDILVVVGIGGSYLGAKAAIEMLTGYFGNFASKRAGKSPRVVFAGNNISSTYLKELSELLEESDFCINVISKSGTTTEPAVAFRVLKGLLEKKYGKEEAASRIIATTDSEKGSLRKLADSSGYKTFVIPEDVGGRYSVLTPVGLLPMCVAGIDIDKVIEGARKAQELLSEKELSRNDAYRYAAIRNILYNKGMLVELLVSYEPHLTSIGEWWKQLFGESEGKDGKGIYPSSASFSTDLHSLGQYIQQGRRMLFETVLNVKSPRHDVSVVADPGNLDGLDYLEGVEIDYINKKAMEGTMLAHIDGGVPNMIIDIPGLDEYSFGYMVYFFEKACAMSAYLLGVNPFDQPGVEEYKRNMFALLGKPGHEEQRQKMLGRL, from the coding sequence ATGATTGGATTCAAGCTTGACTGCAGGGGGATTGAAAAATTTGTAACGGAAGATGAAGTTCGCTGCATGGAGCCCTTTGTTAACGCGGCTCATGAGATGATTCACGAAAAAAGCGGACCTGGCGCCGACTTTCTTGGATGGCTTGAATTGCCTGGGGCCATTAAGGCATCCGAGATTGAGGAAATAAAAGAGACGGCCAGGCAGATATCAGGCAAGTGCGATATTCTTGTGGTCGTAGGCATAGGTGGATCCTATCTTGGAGCCAAGGCTGCAATTGAAATGCTTACAGGCTATTTTGGGAATTTCGCTTCGAAAAGGGCCGGTAAATCGCCAAGGGTAGTTTTTGCAGGCAACAACATAAGCTCCACTTACTTGAAGGAGCTTTCAGAGTTGCTTGAGGAGAGCGACTTTTGCATAAATGTAATTTCGAAATCCGGCACGACTACGGAGCCAGCTGTTGCGTTCAGGGTGCTCAAGGGACTTTTGGAAAAAAAATACGGAAAGGAAGAGGCTGCAAGCCGCATAATTGCGACGACTGACAGTGAGAAGGGATCGCTGAGAAAGTTGGCAGACTCAAGCGGATACAAGACATTCGTCATACCAGAGGATGTGGGCGGCAGGTATTCAGTGCTGACTCCTGTTGGTCTGCTGCCAATGTGCGTTGCCGGTATAGACATAGATAAGGTTATAGAAGGCGCAAGGAAGGCTCAGGAGCTTCTTTCGGAAAAGGAGCTTTCCAGAAACGACGCCTACAGATACGCTGCAATAAGGAACATACTCTACAACAAGGGTATGCTTGTAGAACTGCTTGTAAGCTATGAGCCACATCTTACAAGCATAGGAGAGTGGTGGAAACAGCTCTTTGGAGAGAGTGAGGGCAAGGACGGAAAAGGCATATATCCTTCATCGGCAAGCTTCTCTACAGACCTCCATTCTTTAGGGCAGTACATACAGCAGGGAAGAAGGATGCTGTTTGAGACAGTGCTGAATGTAAAGTCGCCGCGTCACGATGTAAGCGTGGTTGCGGATCCGGGGAACCTTGACGGTCTTGACTATCTTGAGGGGGTAGAGATAGACTACATAAACAAGAAGGCTATGGAGGGAACAATGCTGGCCCATATTGACGGCGGCGTGCCCAATATGATAATAGATATTCCCGGGCTCGATGAGTACAGCTTTGGATACATGGTTTATTTCTTCGAGAAGGCGTGTGCCATGAGCGCATATCTTCTGGGGGTCAATCCCTTTGACCAGCCCGGTGTTGAAGAATACAAGCGCAACATGTTCGCACTCCTTGGAAAACCAGGGCACGAGGAGCAAAGGCAGAAAATGCTTGGAAGGCTTTAA
- a CDS encoding DNA-3-methyladenine glycosylase: protein MAYNRLERAFFEAGPVEVARELLGKLIVRIDSGIVMAAKIVECEAYMGEGDKAAHFNDNKVTERTRIVYGQGGLAYIYLIYGMYNCFNIVTGKSGAAGAVLIRAAEPVEGIQSMHRNRFVSDEIVHRNIRNLTNGPGKLCMAMNIDRSFYGEDLVESKELFIAEGEKIEKENIIEAKRVNIDYAQEAADFLYRFYIKGNRFVSKK, encoded by the coding sequence ATGGCATACAACAGACTTGAAAGAGCTTTTTTCGAGGCAGGGCCTGTTGAGGTGGCAAGAGAGCTGTTGGGCAAGCTGATAGTGAGAATTGACTCGGGAATTGTGATGGCGGCCAAAATAGTCGAGTGCGAAGCCTATATGGGTGAGGGCGACAAGGCCGCGCATTTCAACGACAACAAGGTCACCGAAAGAACCAGGATTGTATACGGTCAAGGCGGGCTTGCATACATATATCTAATATACGGCATGTACAACTGCTTCAACATAGTAACAGGAAAAAGCGGAGCGGCGGGGGCTGTGCTTATAAGGGCGGCAGAGCCGGTTGAGGGGATACAGAGCATGCACAGGAACAGATTTGTCAGCGACGAGATTGTCCACCGGAATATCAGGAACCTTACAAACGGTCCGGGCAAGCTCTGCATGGCCATGAACATCGACAGGAGTTTTTATGGGGAGGACCTGGTTGAGAGCAAGGAACTGTTCATAGCAGAAGGGGAAAAAATCGAAAAAGAGAATATTATTGAGGCAAAAAGGGTAAACATAGATTATGCGCAGGAAGCTGCGGATTTTTTGTACAGATTCTACATAAAGGGGAACAGATTCGTTTCGAAAAAATAG
- a CDS encoding Na/Pi cotransporter family protein, which produces MALKIIFGVIGGLGLFLYGMNLMGAGLQKAAGDRLRKIIELLTSNKYMGALVGLFVTAIIQSSSATTVMVVGFVNAGIMNLTQAVGVIMGANIGTTVTAQLVSFSLTDFAPIAVGIGMIFYLFSSNEKTKQIAEIMIGFGILFIGMEFLKDAVKPLRDYPGFGDMIIKFSHNPILGILIGFGLTVIVQSSSASMGILLALASEGLIPLSSALPILYGENIGTCITAMLSSIGASKNAKRAAIMHLSFNVIGTTLFIFLLTKPITYFVTMLDPTNAARQIANAHTLFNISNVVIQLPFAMLLVKIANLVIPEKEGEEVEFKVTKYIDSRILETPSIALANTIRECLHMGNVAKRSFKASMEGFFNRNTNEVKSTFTIEKEVNELEKALVDYLVKLSNKELGDENREIVDGLFSTVNDIERVGDHAENIAELAMEVLGKNLLFSNEAIGDLEAIYNKTMQAYEAALEAMKTGNRDIAMTVIGIEDQVDAMERSFRMNHIYRLNKGLCNPEAGVIFLDMISNLERIADHASNIAKAVLDSVGSKSA; this is translated from the coding sequence ATGGCCTTAAAGATAATTTTTGGCGTAATAGGCGGCTTGGGACTTTTTCTTTATGGAATGAACCTAATGGGAGCGGGGCTCCAGAAGGCTGCAGGGGACAGGCTTAGAAAAATAATCGAGCTGCTCACAAGCAACAAGTATATGGGAGCCCTTGTGGGGCTGTTTGTAACGGCAATAATCCAAAGCTCGAGTGCCACTACTGTAATGGTTGTGGGTTTTGTTAATGCGGGCATAATGAACCTTACACAGGCAGTAGGAGTCATAATGGGTGCCAACATAGGTACGACGGTGACGGCGCAGCTTGTTTCATTCAGCCTTACCGATTTTGCGCCCATAGCGGTTGGTATAGGTATGATTTTCTACCTGTTTTCTAGCAATGAAAAGACAAAACAGATTGCAGAGATAATGATAGGCTTTGGTATACTGTTCATAGGTATGGAGTTCCTCAAGGACGCGGTAAAGCCTCTTCGGGATTATCCCGGATTCGGCGACATGATTATCAAATTCTCACACAATCCAATATTGGGTATACTTATAGGATTTGGACTTACTGTTATAGTACAAAGCTCAAGCGCTTCTATGGGTATATTGCTAGCGCTTGCATCTGAAGGGCTTATTCCGCTTAGCTCCGCATTGCCGATACTCTACGGTGAAAACATTGGAACCTGTATTACAGCAATGCTCTCTAGCATAGGAGCAAGCAAGAACGCCAAAAGAGCCGCTATAATGCATCTTAGCTTTAATGTAATAGGAACAACGCTTTTCATATTCCTATTGACAAAGCCTATAACGTATTTTGTAACGATGCTCGACCCGACTAATGCTGCAAGGCAGATAGCAAATGCCCACACACTGTTTAACATATCTAACGTAGTTATACAGCTTCCTTTTGCGATGCTGCTGGTTAAGATTGCAAACTTAGTCATACCGGAAAAAGAAGGCGAAGAAGTTGAATTCAAGGTTACAAAGTATATAGATTCCAGAATACTCGAAACTCCGAGTATTGCTCTTGCAAACACAATAAGGGAATGCCTGCACATGGGCAATGTTGCCAAAAGATCATTCAAGGCATCCATGGAGGGATTTTTCAACAGAAATACAAATGAAGTAAAAAGTACGTTCACAATTGAGAAGGAAGTAAATGAACTGGAAAAGGCGCTAGTCGACTACCTGGTCAAGCTTTCAAACAAGGAGCTCGGAGATGAGAACAGGGAGATTGTTGACGGCCTTTTCAGCACGGTGAATGACATAGAAAGGGTCGGAGACCATGCCGAGAACATAGCAGAGCTTGCAATGGAAGTGCTTGGAAAGAATCTGCTGTTTTCAAATGAAGCGATAGGCGATCTGGAGGCCATATATAATAAGACTATGCAAGCCTATGAAGCGGCTCTTGAGGCTATGAAAACCGGCAACAGAGACATTGCTATGACGGTTATAGGCATAGAAGATCAAGTAGATGCAATGGAAAGGTCATTCAGGATGAACCACATATACAGGCTAAATAAAGGCCTTTGCAATCCAGAGGCAGGAGTAATATTCCTCGACATGATAAGCAACCTTGAAAGGATTGCCGACCATGCGTCTAACATAGCGAAGGCGGTATTGGATTCTGTTGGTTCAAAGAGCGCATAA
- a CDS encoding NAD(P)/FAD-dependent oxidoreductase produces the protein MIRVSNIKLSLDEKIESIEEKILRKLRLQRDELLEYRIARESIDARKKGNISFVYTVDVRIKNEETLIKRLAADKDIAPVKLEAESIVARGSVPLGKRPVVIGMGPAGLFAALALAQNGYRPVLLERGQDVEKRTQDVEHFWSTGELSEESNVQFGEGGAGAFSDGKLTTRIKDPRCARVLQELVNAGAPEEIIYSHRPHVGTDILKEVVRNIRLKIQSLGGEVRFGAKVSGLKTEKGAIRALTINDAEELECSCTVLAIGHSARDTYEAIYDAGAELMQKPFAMGLRIEHPQIVINKAQYGEHYSHPRLGAADYKLTHSCLSGRSVYTFCMCPGGEVIASSSSKGELVVNGMSYHARNGENSNSALIVNVEPADFGSAHPLAGMHFQQKYERLAFELGGSNYYAPVQKAGDFVNNVDSGSLGGVKTTYRPGTKYSDLRRCLPDFAAEAISEGIKAMGRKLKGFSMEDAVLTGVETRSSAPVRIVRDQQTLESSSVRGLYPAGEGAGYAGGIVSAAVDGMRVAEKIINTYSLE, from the coding sequence TTGATAAGAGTGTCCAACATAAAGCTGAGTTTAGACGAAAAAATCGAAAGCATCGAGGAGAAAATACTCAGGAAGTTAAGGCTCCAAAGAGATGAGCTGTTGGAGTACAGAATAGCAAGGGAGTCTATAGATGCCAGGAAAAAGGGAAATATAAGCTTCGTATACACGGTTGACGTAAGAATTAAAAACGAAGAAACACTCATCAAACGACTCGCAGCTGACAAGGATATAGCTCCGGTAAAACTCGAAGCGGAGTCCATAGTTGCAAGGGGGAGCGTGCCTTTGGGTAAAAGACCTGTGGTTATAGGAATGGGCCCGGCAGGTCTTTTTGCGGCGCTTGCGCTTGCACAAAACGGCTACAGGCCCGTGCTGCTCGAGAGGGGCCAGGATGTTGAAAAGAGAACCCAAGATGTTGAGCATTTCTGGAGCACGGGCGAGCTCAGCGAGGAGTCGAATGTGCAGTTTGGAGAAGGCGGGGCCGGAGCGTTCTCTGACGGCAAGCTGACTACGAGGATAAAGGATCCAAGATGCGCCAGGGTGCTGCAGGAGCTTGTAAACGCCGGTGCCCCCGAGGAGATAATTTATTCTCACAGGCCTCACGTTGGGACTGATATTCTAAAGGAAGTTGTAAGGAATATCAGGCTCAAGATACAGAGCTTGGGAGGGGAAGTCAGATTCGGAGCAAAAGTCAGCGGCCTTAAGACTGAAAAAGGAGCAATCAGGGCTCTTACAATAAACGATGCAGAAGAGCTCGAGTGCTCCTGCACAGTTCTTGCCATTGGGCATAGCGCCAGAGACACATACGAGGCTATTTATGATGCCGGGGCCGAACTTATGCAAAAGCCGTTTGCAATGGGTCTTAGGATAGAGCATCCGCAGATAGTTATAAACAAGGCCCAGTACGGGGAGCATTACAGCCATCCAAGGCTGGGTGCCGCCGACTATAAGCTGACGCACAGCTGCTTGAGCGGCAGATCCGTATATACATTCTGCATGTGTCCGGGAGGCGAGGTTATAGCCTCGAGCTCAAGCAAGGGTGAACTTGTTGTCAATGGAATGAGCTACCATGCCAGAAACGGTGAAAATTCAAACAGCGCCCTCATAGTCAATGTCGAGCCAGCGGATTTTGGAAGCGCACATCCTCTTGCAGGCATGCATTTCCAGCAAAAGTATGAAAGGCTGGCATTCGAATTGGGAGGCTCAAACTACTATGCACCAGTGCAAAAGGCCGGCGACTTTGTAAACAATGTAGATTCCGGGAGTTTGGGCGGAGTCAAGACTACTTACAGGCCGGGAACTAAGTATTCAGACCTGCGAAGGTGTCTGCCGGATTTTGCAGCCGAAGCAATAAGCGAAGGAATAAAGGCCATGGGCAGAAAACTAAAGGGCTTTTCCATGGAGGATGCGGTGCTTACCGGTGTGGAGACAAGATCTTCGGCGCCAGTAAGGATAGTCAGGGACCAGCAAACTCTCGAATCGTCGAGTGTAAGAGGGCTATACCCTGCAGGCGAAGGCGCGGGCTATGCCGGTGGGATTGTATCGGCCGCCGTTGATGGTATGAGGGTGGCAGAAAAAATAATCAATACGTACTCTCTGGAATAA
- a CDS encoding DUF881 domain-containing protein: protein MKNKINLMVLMIVLLGILMGIQFKAGYNERFESSFIDREITAQVNQIRKENTQLSDTIRAAKHRVSLYENSAQEESPEIKKLKKEVEDMKLTLGYVEALGSGLIIKIDTNRDENLGFIMEEKKWFLLLINDIRYYGGEAISINGQRISPYTEIVLAGNHININSVPIVQPYEISVLGDIDRLGRYINDDNILIESMRKAYDMDISIKKSGNMSIPKLEDEKKLKYVRR from the coding sequence ATGAAAAACAAGATAAATCTGATGGTACTGATGATTGTGCTGCTGGGTATACTAATGGGCATACAATTCAAGGCGGGATACAATGAAAGATTTGAGTCGTCTTTTATAGACAGGGAGATTACAGCCCAGGTCAACCAGATAAGGAAGGAAAATACGCAATTGAGCGACACAATAAGGGCTGCAAAGCACAGGGTGAGCCTTTATGAAAACTCAGCCCAAGAGGAAAGCCCAGAGATAAAAAAGCTCAAAAAAGAGGTTGAAGACATGAAGCTAACGCTTGGCTATGTGGAAGCCTTGGGAAGCGGTCTGATAATAAAGATAGACACAAACCGGGATGAGAATCTTGGATTTATAATGGAAGAGAAAAAATGGTTCCTTTTACTGATAAACGACATAAGGTATTATGGTGGGGAGGCCATATCCATTAACGGCCAGAGGATCAGCCCATACACTGAAATTGTGCTTGCCGGCAACCACATAAACATAAACTCAGTGCCTATAGTACAGCCGTACGAGATAAGCGTTCTTGGCGATATAGACAGACTCGGAAGGTATATCAATGATGACAACATACTAATCGAGAGCATGAGAAAGGCATACGACATGGACATATCCATAAAGAAATCAGGCAACATGAGCATTCCAAAGCTTGAAGATGAAAAAAAATTAAAATACGTCAGGAGATGA
- a CDS encoding iron-sulfur cluster biosynthesis family protein — MNVNVSQSAREQLESYYSENNKSKDKDFVRVYISRFGUGGPVLSIALDEQKEDDEAVEVEGFKVLVDSELASNLTSVDIDYSKKWYSKGFTVESNISSSC, encoded by the coding sequence ATGAACGTTAATGTAAGCCAATCGGCAAGGGAGCAGCTTGAATCATATTACAGTGAAAACAACAAATCAAAGGACAAGGACTTTGTAAGAGTCTATATCTCTAGATTTGGCTGAGGCGGACCAGTCCTGTCAATTGCTCTGGATGAGCAAAAAGAAGATGACGAAGCTGTTGAAGTTGAAGGCTTCAAAGTGCTAGTAGACAGCGAGCTTGCAAGCAATCTGACTTCGGTAGACATAGATTATTCAAAAAAATGGTACAGCAAGGGATTCACAGTAGAATCCAACATATCAAGCAGCTGCTAG
- the yihA gene encoding ribosome biogenesis GTP-binding protein YihA/YsxC — MKIKNAEFITSAVEKHQYPAEGLPEIAFVGRSNVGKSSSINTLLNRKGIARISQNPGKTRTINFYKVNEEFHFVDLPGYGYAKVSKTEQAKWGGIMERYLSDRQELCSIFLLVDIRHEPKEDDRIMYEWIKHFGYDCTVIATKSDKITRGQYQKHKAMIKNKLGLADEEKIILLSSLKKTGIDEVWDEIISSFERNGYEITVEESNAK; from the coding sequence ATGAAAATTAAGAACGCAGAATTTATAACAAGCGCAGTTGAAAAACATCAGTATCCGGCTGAAGGACTGCCTGAGATAGCATTTGTCGGAAGATCGAATGTAGGAAAATCGTCTTCAATCAATACGCTGCTCAACAGAAAAGGCATTGCCAGAATCAGCCAGAATCCCGGCAAGACGAGGACAATCAATTTTTACAAGGTCAATGAAGAGTTTCATTTTGTGGACCTTCCTGGATATGGCTATGCAAAAGTTTCAAAAACTGAGCAGGCCAAGTGGGGAGGCATCATGGAAAGATACCTTTCCGACAGGCAGGAGCTTTGCAGCATATTCCTGCTTGTGGACATAAGGCATGAGCCCAAGGAAGACGACAGGATCATGTATGAGTGGATAAAGCATTTCGGATATGACTGCACGGTCATTGCAACAAAATCAGACAAGATTACGAGAGGCCAGTATCAAAAGCACAAAGCCATGATAAAAAATAAGCTGGGTCTTGCGGATGAAGAAAAGATAATCCTGCTCTCCTCTCTTAAAAAGACAGGCATAGACGAAGTGTGGGATGAAATAATAAGCTCATTTGAAAGAAATGGATACGAGATAACAGTCGAGGAGTCCAACGCAAAATAA